One region of Corynebacterium capitovis DSM 44611 genomic DNA includes:
- the glgX gene encoding glycogen debranching protein GlgX, which translates to MTEVHTESVTTPITWPGSAYPLGSTYDGAGTNFALFSSVAEKVELCLIDKAGLETRVPLEEVDNFVWHAYLPGVTPGQRYGYRVYGPWDPQSGKRCDPNKLLVDPYARAFDGDFDQHSSLFSYDIDASTPGTGRNEEDSLGHTMLSVVINPFFDWGDDRNPRIPDEETIIYECHVKGMTQTHPDIPENLRGTYAGLAHPVMVDYLKDLGVTSVELLPVHQFLQDDRLRDLGLRNYWGYNTFGFFAPENNYAAATKPGDAVAEFKGMVRAYHEAGIEIILDVVYNHTAEGNHMGPTIAFRGIDNEAYYRLVDSDKFHYMDYTGTGNSLNVRDPHSLQLIMDSLRYWVTEMHVDGFRFDLASTLAREFSDVDRLATFFDLCQQDPVVSQVKLIAEPWDVGEGGYQVGNFPALWSEWNGKYRDTVRDFWRGEPSTLGEFASRLTGSSDLYQHNGRRPTASINFITAHDGFTLNDLVSYNEKHNEGNGEDNRDGESHNRSWNCGVEGPTDDPEIQQLRAQQRRNFLTTLLLSQGTPMISHGDEFARTQKGNNNAYCQDNELAWMNWDHLDIAEELHDFTRRLINIRKKHPVFRRRRFLQGGALGADVVDREIAWLVPSGKLMNQEDWDFAFGKALMAYLNGSAITDSDRRGQRVQDDSFILMFNAHFEDIEFTLPGKELGAKWEVTIDTTKPLGHPDEYEHIPAGGTKLVPARSTVVLKQIEPPEFDSELEPEADPELGAE; encoded by the coding sequence ATGACAGAAGTTCACACTGAATCGGTTACGACGCCGATCACTTGGCCGGGCTCCGCCTACCCCCTCGGGTCCACCTACGACGGTGCCGGCACCAACTTCGCCCTCTTCTCCTCGGTCGCGGAGAAAGTTGAATTATGCCTCATCGACAAGGCGGGGCTCGAAACGCGCGTCCCCTTGGAAGAGGTGGACAACTTCGTTTGGCATGCGTACCTGCCTGGGGTCACTCCGGGGCAGCGCTACGGTTACCGCGTCTACGGGCCGTGGGACCCGCAATCAGGAAAGCGCTGCGACCCGAACAAGCTCCTCGTCGACCCCTACGCTCGCGCGTTCGACGGCGACTTCGACCAGCACTCCTCCCTCTTCTCCTACGACATCGACGCCTCCACGCCCGGTACCGGCCGCAACGAGGAAGACTCCCTCGGCCACACCATGCTCTCCGTGGTGATCAACCCCTTCTTCGACTGGGGAGATGACCGCAACCCGCGCATTCCGGATGAAGAAACCATCATCTACGAGTGCCACGTCAAAGGCATGACCCAGACGCACCCGGACATTCCCGAGAACCTGCGCGGCACCTACGCCGGGCTGGCCCACCCCGTCATGGTGGACTACCTCAAGGATTTGGGCGTCACGTCCGTCGAGCTACTCCCCGTGCATCAGTTCCTGCAGGACGATCGTCTGCGCGACCTGGGACTGCGCAACTACTGGGGGTATAACACCTTCGGGTTTTTCGCCCCCGAAAACAACTACGCGGCAGCGACGAAGCCGGGAGACGCCGTCGCCGAGTTCAAGGGTATGGTGCGCGCCTACCACGAAGCGGGAATCGAGATCATCCTCGACGTCGTGTACAACCACACCGCTGAAGGCAACCACATGGGTCCCACGATCGCTTTCCGCGGGATCGACAACGAGGCCTACTACCGCCTAGTCGATTCGGACAAGTTCCACTACATGGATTACACGGGCACCGGCAACTCCCTTAACGTCCGCGATCCCCACTCCCTTCAGCTCATCATGGACTCGCTGCGCTACTGGGTGACCGAGATGCACGTTGACGGTTTCCGCTTCGACCTCGCCTCTACCCTGGCGCGCGAGTTTTCCGACGTCGATAGGCTGGCGACCTTCTTCGATCTCTGCCAGCAGGACCCCGTCGTCTCCCAGGTGAAGCTCATTGCAGAGCCCTGGGATGTCGGGGAGGGGGGCTACCAAGTGGGCAACTTCCCGGCCCTGTGGAGCGAGTGGAACGGCAAGTACCGCGACACTGTGCGCGATTTCTGGCGCGGGGAGCCCTCTACTCTCGGCGAGTTCGCCTCCCGGTTGACGGGGTCGTCCGACCTGTACCAGCACAACGGTCGCCGCCCGACCGCCTCGATCAACTTCATCACGGCGCACGATGGTTTCACCCTCAACGACCTCGTCTCCTACAACGAAAAGCACAACGAAGGCAATGGCGAGGACAACCGTGACGGCGAAAGCCACAACCGTTCCTGGAATTGCGGCGTCGAGGGTCCCACGGACGACCCCGAGATCCAGCAACTGAGGGCGCAGCAGCGTCGCAACTTCCTCACTACCCTGCTCCTGTCTCAGGGCACGCCGATGATCTCCCACGGCGACGAGTTCGCGCGGACCCAAAAGGGCAACAACAACGCCTACTGCCAGGACAATGAGCTTGCCTGGATGAACTGGGATCACCTCGACATCGCCGAGGAGTTGCACGACTTCACGCGCCGGCTGATCAACATCCGCAAGAAGCACCCCGTCTTCCGCCGCCGCCGCTTCCTCCAGGGCGGCGCCCTCGGTGCCGACGTCGTCGACCGTGAGATTGCGTGGCTGGTCCCCTCCGGCAAGTTGATGAACCAGGAAGACTGGGACTTCGCTTTCGGTAAGGCGTTGATGGCCTACCTCAACGGCAGTGCGATTACGGATTCAGACCGGCGTGGGCAGCGGGTGCAGGACGACTCGTTCATCCTCATGTTCAACGCCCACTTCGAAGACATCGAGTTCACTCTTCCCGGCAAGGAGCTGGGCGCCAAATGGGAGGTGACCATCGACACAACGAAGCCGTTGGGTCACCCCGACGAGTACGAGCACATTCCTGCCGGCGGGACGAAGCTCGTGCCCGCACGTTCTACGGTGGTGCTCAAGCAAATCGAGCCACCGGAGTTTGACTCTGAATTGGAACCGGAAGCCGATCCGGAGCTCGGCGCGGAGTAA
- a CDS encoding TetR family transcriptional regulator: MHLSRDVIGRAALGILDEYGLADVTMRRVATSLSVAPGALYWHIKNKQELISHLAELITAPLFDASRAASTPAVLCAELRRVLLAHRDGAEVVLAALSQTESPLTGRLTELVRGSLGTASDNTTDSATARAEAAAEGLVYLTVGAAYVHQSSAQLAQATGSPAPAGDVASVELAVEFLLAGYAQHS, encoded by the coding sequence ATGCACCTGTCCCGCGACGTCATCGGCCGCGCAGCTCTCGGCATCCTCGATGAGTACGGTCTCGCCGACGTCACGATGCGCCGCGTCGCCACCTCCCTCTCCGTGGCCCCGGGGGCCTTGTACTGGCACATTAAGAACAAGCAGGAGCTCATCTCTCACCTCGCCGAACTCATCACCGCACCGCTTTTCGACGCCTCCCGCGCCGCCTCCACTCCCGCGGTGCTGTGCGCCGAGCTCAGGCGCGTGCTTCTCGCCCACCGTGACGGGGCCGAGGTCGTCCTCGCGGCCCTGTCGCAGACTGAATCCCCGCTCACGGGGCGGTTGACTGAATTAGTGCGGGGCTCGCTCGGGACTGCTTCGGATAACACTACAGACAGCGCTACCGCCAGAGCGGAGGCCGCGGCGGAGGGGCTTGTTTACCTCACGGTCGGGGCGGCGTACGTGCATCAGTCCTCCGCTCAGCTCGCGCAGGCCACGGGCAGTCCTGCCCCGGCAGGCGACGTCGCCTCAGTCGAGCTCGCCGTCGAGTTCCTCCTCGCGGGCTACGCGCAACACTCATAG
- a CDS encoding YbjN domain-containing protein, whose amino-acid sequence MAKHRAPDHRGSDAPAEVTLARAAEALEGLGFEPLQRPDRLVVSAYAYIATVWESFDAPLSLVVDCSQRIPVEFERAGELAAFLNTWNHDRIGPVASAHLMDTGDFEVHLRASVRTKHGLNDDQLASELADCMEYCAAFSVELRSRLVPPEWDHPLPPPLSRAQDAEALLGRHPSERHLPRGGEAEVFEAPDSFAGPSGDQRDIVRAVELARLEEAFDLLDFSYGLTPQDVIATGVNGVPFAACLDGDAGHRYARVTAMWDADVPADRGFMPLWLMCNDFNEQAVGVRTYLHEFAGDLHLHAESTVLASAGLSDDQLNAFVVTSLVSILGAVDAISTECDGTSVVNWPSSSS is encoded by the coding sequence ATGGCTAAGCATCGAGCCCCGGACCACCGGGGATCAGACGCACCCGCCGAGGTCACCCTGGCTCGCGCGGCCGAAGCGTTGGAAGGGCTCGGGTTTGAACCCCTCCAACGCCCCGACAGGCTCGTGGTTTCCGCCTACGCCTACATCGCCACGGTGTGGGAGAGTTTCGATGCGCCCCTGTCCCTCGTGGTGGATTGTTCTCAGCGCATCCCCGTCGAGTTCGAGCGGGCGGGTGAGCTCGCCGCCTTCCTGAACACGTGGAACCATGACCGCATTGGGCCCGTCGCGTCGGCGCACCTCATGGACACCGGGGACTTCGAGGTCCACCTCCGCGCGTCCGTGCGCACCAAGCACGGTCTTAACGACGACCAGCTGGCCAGTGAGCTCGCGGATTGCATGGAGTACTGCGCAGCTTTTTCTGTGGAGCTGCGCAGCCGCCTTGTGCCGCCGGAGTGGGACCACCCGCTGCCGCCCCCTCTGTCCCGCGCTCAGGACGCGGAGGCTCTTCTGGGCCGCCACCCCAGCGAGCGCCACCTACCTCGCGGCGGCGAAGCGGAGGTCTTCGAAGCCCCGGATTCCTTCGCCGGCCCGAGCGGCGACCAGCGCGACATCGTCCGAGCGGTAGAACTAGCCCGGCTGGAAGAGGCGTTCGACCTGTTGGACTTTTCCTACGGGCTCACCCCCCAGGACGTCATCGCTACCGGGGTCAACGGAGTGCCTTTCGCCGCCTGCCTCGACGGGGACGCGGGACACCGCTACGCGCGAGTCACGGCTATGTGGGACGCCGATGTCCCCGCTGATCGCGGGTTCATGCCCCTGTGGTTGATGTGCAATGATTTTAACGAGCAGGCGGTGGGCGTGCGCACCTACCTGCATGAGTTCGCCGGCGACCTGCACCTGCACGCGGAATCAACTGTCCTTGCTAGCGCGGGACTGAGCGACGATCAACTCAACGCCTTTGTCGTGACGTCCCTTGTCTCCATCCTCGGCGCGGTGGACGCGATCAGCACGGAGTGCGACGGGACGTCCGTCGTTAATTGGCCCTCGTCTAGTTCTTAG
- the hisD gene encoding histidinol dehydrogenase → MLTVTDLRGQRPTTTQLRRVLPRGGVDVTSVLGAVAPIVESVRDGGARAALDHGEAFDRVRPASVRVPGRVIAAALEGLDPAVRAGLDEAAQRIRTVHAAQKPAPHTCELAPGATVTEVFRPVRRVGLYVPGGKAVYPSSVLMNVIPAQEAGCSSLVVCSPPQAEFDGWPHPTTLAACALLGVNEVWAVGGAQAVALMAYGDDTSDDAGQLEPVDMVTGPGNIFVAAAKRVVNGVVGIDAEAGPSEIAVIADDTANPTFVAADLVSQAEHDEQAALVLITPSQELAESVAAEVTRLAGATLNTGRASSALGGEQSGIVLVDDIAHAIDVSDAYAPEHLEIHTRDARAVAARVSNAGAVFIGPFSPVPLGDYAAGSNHVLPTSGTARFTSGLTTHTFLRPVNLIEYDEHALGELADHIVALANAEQLPAHGEAVKVRRGEV, encoded by the coding sequence ATGCTGACGGTGACCGACCTGAGAGGGCAGCGCCCCACAACGACTCAATTGCGCCGGGTTCTGCCCCGCGGGGGAGTCGACGTCACTTCGGTTCTGGGCGCGGTAGCCCCCATCGTCGAATCTGTACGGGACGGTGGCGCGCGGGCCGCACTCGACCACGGTGAGGCTTTCGACCGGGTCCGCCCAGCATCCGTGCGCGTCCCAGGCCGAGTGATCGCCGCCGCCTTGGAAGGTCTGGATCCCGCCGTCCGAGCAGGGTTGGACGAGGCCGCTCAGAGGATCCGCACCGTGCACGCCGCCCAGAAGCCTGCCCCTCACACCTGCGAACTGGCGCCGGGTGCGACGGTGACGGAGGTGTTCAGGCCCGTACGCCGGGTGGGGCTCTACGTCCCCGGGGGCAAGGCGGTATACCCGTCAAGCGTGCTGATGAACGTCATTCCCGCTCAGGAGGCGGGTTGCTCTTCCCTGGTGGTGTGCTCCCCACCGCAGGCGGAGTTCGACGGCTGGCCGCACCCGACGACCCTAGCCGCGTGCGCCTTGCTCGGTGTCAACGAAGTGTGGGCGGTGGGTGGAGCGCAGGCCGTGGCGCTCATGGCCTACGGTGATGACACAAGTGACGATGCGGGGCAGCTCGAGCCTGTGGACATGGTCACCGGTCCCGGAAACATCTTCGTGGCGGCTGCAAAGCGCGTCGTCAACGGGGTTGTGGGGATCGACGCCGAGGCGGGTCCGAGCGAGATCGCGGTCATCGCCGATGACACCGCCAATCCCACCTTCGTCGCTGCCGACCTGGTCTCTCAGGCCGAGCACGATGAGCAGGCGGCCTTGGTCCTCATCACCCCCTCGCAGGAACTCGCCGAGAGCGTTGCCGCAGAGGTGACGCGCCTGGCCGGGGCGACCCTGAACACAGGGCGCGCATCCTCGGCGCTCGGTGGGGAGCAATCGGGCATCGTGCTTGTCGACGACATCGCGCACGCCATCGATGTCAGCGACGCCTACGCGCCTGAGCACCTGGAAATTCACACACGCGACGCGCGCGCCGTGGCCGCACGCGTGAGTAACGCCGGCGCCGTCTTCATCGGCCCGTTTTCGCCGGTGCCGCTCGGTGATTACGCCGCAGGGTCCAACCACGTCTTGCCGACCTCCGGCACGGCAAGGTTCACCTCGGGTCTCACCACACACACCTTCTTGCGTCCCGTCAACCTTATTGAGTACGACGAGCACGCGCTGGGCGAGCTCGCCGATCACATCGTCGCGCTCGCCAACGCCGAGCAACTCCCGGCACACGGCGAGGCCGTGAAGGTGCGCAGGGGTGAGGTGTAG
- a CDS encoding histidinol-phosphate transaminase, whose translation MECQPGTIAGSTPLDALPLRFELRGKTAYGAPQLDVPVALNTNENPYPPSQALIDDLVTEVSSLGAQLNRYPERDAVEVREALAAYVTRQTGVTVSRDNLWAANGSNEILQQLLQAFGGPGRTALGFVPSYSMHPLLAAGTQTEFIGVPRGADFRLDFEAALAAIELHQPDIVFLTTPNNPTGDVTPLSDIERILRVAPGIVIVDEAYAEFSTSPSATRLIADYPSSLVVSRTMSKAFDFAGVRLGYFVAAPAFVEAVMLVRLPYHLSVLSQAAARVALRHAEETLATVEKLARERERVEAALALMGYDVVPSESNFLFFGRFADSHAAWETFLDAGVLIRDVGVPSYLRVTIGLDHENDAFLRAAKDVGHD comes from the coding sequence ATGGAATGTCAACCAGGCACCATCGCGGGCAGCACGCCTCTCGACGCCCTCCCGCTGCGCTTCGAGCTCCGCGGCAAAACCGCGTACGGGGCGCCCCAGCTCGACGTTCCCGTGGCCCTCAATACCAATGAGAACCCGTACCCCCCGTCGCAAGCTCTCATCGATGACCTCGTGACGGAAGTCTCATCCCTCGGGGCCCAGCTCAACCGCTACCCGGAACGAGACGCCGTCGAGGTGCGCGAGGCTCTCGCCGCGTACGTGACCCGGCAAACCGGGGTGACGGTGAGCCGTGACAACCTCTGGGCGGCAAACGGCTCCAACGAGATTTTGCAGCAGCTCCTCCAGGCGTTCGGTGGGCCGGGTCGAACGGCGCTAGGCTTCGTGCCGAGCTACTCCATGCACCCGCTGCTCGCCGCGGGCACGCAGACCGAGTTCATTGGCGTGCCGCGGGGAGCGGATTTCCGCCTCGACTTCGAAGCCGCGCTGGCCGCCATCGAGCTCCACCAACCTGACATCGTCTTCCTCACCACCCCGAACAACCCAACTGGGGATGTCACCCCCCTCAGCGACATCGAGCGGATTCTGCGGGTTGCGCCGGGTATCGTCATCGTCGACGAGGCCTACGCCGAGTTCTCTACGTCACCGTCCGCGACCAGGCTCATTGCGGACTACCCGTCATCGCTCGTCGTCTCGCGGACGATGTCCAAAGCGTTCGACTTCGCGGGGGTGCGCCTGGGGTATTTCGTGGCCGCGCCCGCATTCGTCGAGGCGGTGATGCTGGTCCGCCTCCCGTACCACCTGTCGGTACTATCCCAGGCGGCCGCGCGTGTGGCGCTGCGCCATGCGGAGGAGACGCTCGCGACCGTCGAGAAGCTGGCGCGCGAACGCGAGCGCGTCGAGGCCGCTCTCGCGTTGATGGGTTACGATGTCGTGCCGAGCGAATCGAACTTCCTGTTCTTCGGGCGCTTCGCCGACTCGCACGCGGCATGGGAAACATTTTTGGACGCCGGGGTGCTGATCCGCGACGTGGGGGTGCCGTCGTACCTCCGCGTGACAATTGGGTTAGACCATGAAAACGACGCCTTCCTCAGGGCGGCAAAGGATGTGGGACATGACTGA
- the hisB gene encoding imidazoleglycerol-phosphate dehydratase HisB: MTDRIGRAQRTTSESDICVQLNLDGAGRVDVSTGLPFFDHMLTAFGTHGAFDLSIQASGDTHIDAHHTVEDTAITLGWALAEAVGAKEGITRFGSSLLPMDETLVEAVVDFSGRPYFVMNGEPDYMAWQMIGGHYATVINRHFFETLALNARLTLHLNVRYGRDPHHITEAEFKAVARALRAAAEKDPRVGGIPSTKGAL, encoded by the coding sequence ATGACTGACAGGATCGGCCGCGCCCAGCGGACGACGTCGGAATCGGACATTTGCGTGCAGCTCAACCTGGACGGGGCGGGGCGGGTCGACGTCTCAACTGGCCTGCCTTTCTTCGACCACATGCTGACGGCGTTTGGAACCCACGGGGCGTTCGACCTGAGTATCCAGGCCTCCGGGGACACCCACATTGACGCTCACCACACGGTGGAGGACACCGCGATCACACTCGGCTGGGCACTCGCGGAGGCGGTGGGCGCCAAAGAGGGGATCACGCGTTTCGGCTCCTCGCTGCTGCCCATGGACGAAACACTCGTAGAGGCCGTCGTGGACTTCTCGGGCCGCCCCTACTTCGTCATGAACGGCGAGCCAGACTACATGGCGTGGCAGATGATCGGCGGACACTACGCCACGGTGATCAACAGGCACTTCTTCGAGACGCTGGCGCTCAACGCACGTCTCACCCTGCACCTCAACGTCCGCTACGGGCGCGACCCTCACCACATCACCGAGGCGGAGTTCAAAGCCGTGGCTCGGGCGTTGCGTGCAGCCGCGGAGAAGGACCCGCGGGTTGGAGGCATCCCGTCGACCAAGGGAGCACTCTAG
- a CDS encoding MFS transporter has protein sequence MVALGRAAAELTAEEVDAVTSPWEARGLIPALVAISAAFGAWSLLLPVVPTAVIDAGGSESLAGMSTGVFMFSTVATQVFVPRLLRKYGYRRVILVASVLLSLPALGYIAGMSAPLVLGIGVIRGIGFGALSVAESATIAQLVPWRLLGRTTGIFGVAVGAVQMAALPAGLGLAGIVGYGPVYVLAAVIGAVGMAACLWIPAIQQPEAEGEHGSGLQVPVWRLVAVPMLALTFVTTAYGAVTTFLPAGVRELDPASGAVFAGVLLAVVNFAAMLARYFAGAMLDRRGVPGTVMIPFQISAALGILATAAVLYTEASVWWLVPASLLYGAGFGAVQNESLTQLFYRLPHSKASEASAMWNIAFDAGTGLGSTIYGLMLAGMSMAPMFGIAGAVIAVGVVVTVADRVLGRHRVSEVNNLSVRLRSVQAPRFYRRGGR, from the coding sequence ATGGTCGCGTTGGGTCGCGCAGCCGCGGAACTCACGGCAGAAGAAGTCGACGCCGTGACCAGCCCGTGGGAAGCTCGCGGACTGATCCCGGCGCTCGTCGCTATCTCGGCGGCGTTCGGCGCGTGGTCGCTCCTTCTCCCCGTCGTGCCTACAGCCGTGATCGACGCTGGGGGTTCCGAGTCCCTTGCCGGAATGTCGACGGGCGTGTTCATGTTCTCCACGGTGGCCACGCAGGTCTTCGTACCCCGGTTGCTGCGGAAGTACGGTTACCGGCGCGTCATCCTCGTCGCCTCCGTGCTGCTCAGCCTCCCCGCGCTGGGTTACATCGCGGGAATGAGCGCGCCGCTTGTCCTCGGCATCGGTGTTATCCGGGGGATCGGGTTCGGCGCTTTGAGTGTCGCGGAGTCCGCGACCATCGCGCAGTTGGTGCCCTGGCGCCTCCTCGGGCGCACCACCGGCATTTTTGGCGTCGCTGTGGGCGCGGTGCAGATGGCAGCACTTCCGGCTGGCTTGGGCCTAGCTGGGATCGTGGGCTACGGGCCGGTCTATGTCCTAGCCGCCGTAATCGGGGCGGTCGGCATGGCCGCATGTCTCTGGATCCCCGCAATCCAGCAGCCCGAGGCAGAAGGAGAACACGGTTCCGGTCTCCAGGTGCCAGTGTGGCGTCTGGTGGCGGTGCCCATGCTCGCGCTGACGTTCGTGACTACTGCCTACGGAGCTGTGACCACCTTCCTACCTGCCGGCGTGCGCGAATTGGACCCGGCCTCCGGCGCCGTCTTCGCAGGTGTGCTGCTGGCGGTGGTGAACTTCGCGGCGATGCTCGCGCGCTACTTCGCCGGAGCAATGCTAGACCGGCGCGGTGTTCCTGGGACGGTGATGATCCCGTTCCAGATCAGCGCAGCGCTCGGGATACTTGCGACGGCAGCGGTCCTCTACACAGAGGCGTCCGTGTGGTGGCTTGTGCCCGCCTCGTTGCTTTACGGGGCTGGGTTCGGCGCGGTGCAAAACGAATCTCTCACACAGTTGTTCTACCGTCTGCCACACTCGAAAGCCTCCGAGGCCTCGGCGATGTGGAACATCGCTTTCGATGCGGGCACGGGTCTCGGGTCGACGATCTACGGCCTCATGCTGGCGGGGATGTCCATGGCGCCCATGTTTGGTATTGCCGGCGCCGTTATCGCCGTGGGAGTGGTTGTCACCGTGGCCGACCGCGTGCTGGGGCGCCACCGCGTCTCCGAGGTCAACAACCTGTCGGTCCGTTTGCGTTCCGTTCAGGCCCCGCGGTTTTACCGCCGGGGTGGCCGCTAA
- the hisH gene encoding imidazole glycerol phosphate synthase subunit HisH → MSSHGARVALLDYGAGNIRSAARALEHVGAQVTVTGDPHTALDADGLVVPGVGSFHACMRGLRAIGGPRIIGQRLAGSRPVLGVCVGLQVLFDRGVEHGVDTAGLGEWPGVVDKLDAPVLPHMGWNTVEAAEGSAMFAGLDPDTRFYFVHSYGVRDWVMHEDEFIAAPLVSWAVHGQSRFVAAVENGPLWATQFHPEKSGEAGLALLSNWVRRLR, encoded by the coding sequence ATGAGCTCTCACGGTGCACGCGTCGCCCTGCTGGACTACGGGGCAGGAAACATCCGCTCTGCCGCTCGTGCGCTTGAGCACGTCGGCGCGCAGGTGACGGTCACCGGGGACCCGCATACCGCGCTGGATGCGGACGGATTGGTTGTCCCCGGCGTCGGCAGCTTCCACGCCTGCATGCGCGGCCTGCGAGCCATCGGCGGCCCGCGCATCATCGGTCAGAGGCTCGCCGGTTCGCGGCCCGTCCTGGGTGTGTGCGTGGGGTTGCAGGTGTTGTTCGACCGCGGCGTTGAACACGGCGTGGACACGGCTGGCTTAGGGGAGTGGCCCGGGGTCGTCGACAAGCTGGATGCCCCGGTTCTGCCGCACATGGGGTGGAACACTGTGGAGGCGGCGGAGGGCTCTGCGATGTTCGCGGGCCTGGACCCCGACACTCGGTTCTACTTCGTCCACTCCTACGGCGTGCGAGACTGGGTCATGCACGAAGACGAATTCATCGCCGCACCGCTGGTGTCGTGGGCTGTGCACGGGCAGAGCCGGTTCGTCGCCGCGGTTGAGAATGGCCCGCTGTGGGCAACGCAGTTTCACCCGGAAAAATCGGGGGAGGCGGGGCTCGCGCTGCTGTCCAACTGGGTTCGCAGGCTTCGCTAG
- the priA gene encoding bifunctional 1-(5-phosphoribosyl)-5-((5-phosphoribosylamino)methylideneamino)imidazole-4-carboxamide isomerase/phosphoribosylanthranilate isomerase PriA, whose amino-acid sequence MTFTLLPAVDVVNGRAVRLDQGEAGTERDYGDPLEAARRWRDEGAQWLHFVDLDAAFGRGSNHELMAEITRTIGIDVELTGGIRDTASLERALGTGARRVNIGTAALREPEWTADMIRRHGDAIAVDIAVREEDGQWRTKGDGWTSDGGDVWEVLEFFDAAGCARFVVTDVSRDGTLTGPNVDLLRGISAATDAFVTASGGIAQLDDVSQLSQYEGEGIDSAIIGTALYEGRFTLREALRAVERSEKNL is encoded by the coding sequence ATGACTTTCACGCTCCTTCCGGCGGTTGACGTGGTGAATGGTCGCGCCGTGCGGCTCGACCAGGGCGAGGCCGGGACCGAAAGGGACTACGGCGACCCGCTCGAGGCGGCGCGACGCTGGCGCGATGAGGGCGCGCAGTGGCTCCACTTCGTTGACCTTGACGCTGCCTTTGGCCGTGGCTCAAACCACGAGCTGATGGCGGAGATCACCCGCACTATCGGGATCGACGTAGAACTCACCGGGGGGATACGGGACACCGCGTCGCTGGAGCGCGCGCTGGGGACGGGGGCTCGCCGAGTCAACATCGGTACAGCTGCTCTGCGCGAGCCGGAGTGGACGGCGGACATGATCCGCCGGCACGGTGACGCGATCGCCGTGGACATCGCCGTGCGGGAAGAAGACGGCCAGTGGCGGACCAAGGGCGACGGGTGGACGTCCGACGGCGGGGACGTCTGGGAGGTCCTGGAGTTCTTCGATGCGGCTGGGTGCGCCCGCTTCGTTGTTACCGACGTCAGCCGCGACGGAACCCTCACCGGGCCTAACGTCGACCTGCTGCGTGGGATCTCCGCCGCTACTGATGCATTCGTCACCGCGAGCGGGGGGATTGCCCAGCTTGACGACGTCTCCCAACTGTCCCAGTACGAGGGCGAGGGGATTGATTCCGCCATCATCGGCACGGCGCTCTACGAGGGCCGGTTCACGTTGCGGGAGGCACTGCGCGCCGTAGAGAGGTCCGAAAAGAACCTATAG
- a CDS encoding inositol monophosphatase family protein, producing MDSYGKYLEIAKEIVGEARTLFVSHLGAAPALFKEGGSFATEADMAIETLLRRRLTEATGIPVYGEEQGGDLNSRACWVVDPIDGTSNYSSGNPNCAILVSLIRNGQPVLAVTDIPLMNMCLTGIEGGPVELNGTALPPIGESSPGAQVGVGSVRSPDSERYPAGARLDIMSTLAETDLRPRISGSVGVDFAFVAQGIYEAALSFSPHLWDNSAGICLTRCAGAVVTGPDGEPWTMQSIGAIAGSRRAHKIALSTMKSVAFK from the coding sequence ATGGACTCGTACGGGAAGTACCTCGAGATCGCGAAAGAGATCGTCGGAGAGGCCCGCACGCTGTTCGTATCCCACCTCGGAGCGGCGCCCGCGTTATTTAAGGAGGGCGGCAGCTTCGCTACCGAGGCAGATATGGCCATTGAAACCCTGCTGCGCCGGCGGTTGACGGAAGCGACCGGCATCCCCGTTTACGGCGAGGAGCAGGGGGGCGATCTCAACTCGCGGGCCTGCTGGGTCGTGGATCCTATTGACGGGACGTCCAACTACTCGTCGGGAAACCCGAACTGCGCCATCCTCGTCTCGTTGATCCGCAACGGGCAGCCAGTGCTGGCCGTAACGGACATCCCGCTGATGAACATGTGCCTGACCGGCATCGAGGGGGGCCCGGTAGAGCTCAACGGCACAGCATTGCCACCGATTGGGGAAAGCTCCCCCGGGGCGCAGGTAGGCGTCGGTTCGGTGCGCTCACCGGATTCGGAGCGCTATCCCGCGGGCGCGCGCCTCGATATCATGTCAACGCTCGCCGAAACCGACTTGCGGCCCCGCATTTCCGGCTCCGTCGGGGTCGACTTCGCGTTCGTGGCCCAGGGGATTTACGAGGCCGCCTTGAGCTTTTCGCCCCACCTCTGGGACAACTCGGCGGGAATTTGCCTGACGCGGTGCGCGGGCGCCGTTGTGACGGGTCCAGACGGGGAGCCGTGGACGATGCAGTCGATCGGTGCGATCGCCGGGTCCCGCCGGGCCCACAAAATCGCGCTGAGTACGATGAAGTCCGTTGCTTTCAAGTAG